The segment TTTCGAGGTCTTGATCCCAGTAATCAAAAATACAGCACCCGCAGAGTAAGGGTGCTGTATTTTTGATTACTATTTTATTTGGTGGTTACAGACAATTATCGTTAAAATCCATACACATCTTTTATGCTCCATCCCAGATTTTCCCAATAAGGGTTATGGAAACCGATCAAGTAATGCAGACTCATATAACCAAATAAAAAAAGTCCCAATATCAATAAGATCCACTTGATATATTTACTTTCTGCTACTTCCTTTATCATCAAAGACGATACAAGGAGTAAACTTGGCAAGGCAAAATTGTCATATAGATTACTACTGATGTTTTCATTGGCAGGATCAGACATGATGTCCGCATTTATATACCCGCTGACTAGGATGATCCCCGCCATAATTATCAGTCCAGTGATTCGTTTTTTATCAATGACTAAATCTTTTCTATTCTGTACAAAAAATAAAAATGGAACAAACATTAACCAACTCACACTCTCTCACCTCTTCAAACAAATGTTGGCGCTTTTTGAACGACTCTTAAAGTTCCCATCGCTTTCCCTTTGCAAAACAGGATCAAAATAGTCTTTCACATTCTGTAAAATTGCTGGATTCTAGCTCTTTAGATATTGTTTCAGATAGCTGTTGAACGACAAGTCTTTAAAAAGTCTCATCAGAAGGCTCTCAAAACATCTGCAAATGACAAAAAACTCCGGTTGCCCGGAGTTTATATTTTTTATAACGTGTTGAAAGTTGAAACAACATTTTCTGTTGTAAAACCAAATTCAGATAAGATCTTATCACCAGGTGCTGAAGCGCCGAAGTGGTCGATAGCAATGATTTTGCCTTCAAATCCGACATATTTTTCCCAGCCGAATGGTGAAGCAGCTTCGATAGCTACCCGTTTCGTTACGTCTTTTGGCAAAACAGATTCTTTGTATGCTGCGTCTTGTTTGTCAAAGATATCAAAGCTTGGCAATGAAACAACAGAAACATCTTTACCTTGAGCTGCTAATTCTTTTTGAGCTGCGATCGCTAAAGCAACTTCAGAACCAGTTGCGATCAAGACACCTTCTGGTTTAGCCCCTTCTTGAGCAGAAATAACGTATCCGCCTTTTGCGACATTTTCATCAGCGGCTTTGTCTGTTCCTGGAAGTGCCGGCAGATTTTGACGGCTTAGAACTAAAATCGTTGGTGTTTCTTGCGAATTCATGGCAATCTTCCAAGCAGCACGTGTTTCATTACCGTCTGCTGGACGGATCACATGGACATTCGGCATGCAGCGTACACTTGCCAACTGTTCGATCGGTTCGTGAGTTGGTCCGTCTTCACCTACTGCAACAGAATCATGAGTCAATACGTATGTTACTGGAACATGTTGGATCGCTGCCAAACGGATCGCTGGACGCAAGTAATCAGTAAATACAAAGAATGTACCACCGTATACCCGTGTTCCGCCATGAAGTTGGATACCGTTCATAGCTGCCGCCATCGCGAATTCCCGAACACCAAACCAAATATTCCGTCCTTCGTATTGTCCTGGTTCAAAATCTTTTTCGCCTGATACCATCGTATTGTTTGATGCAGACAAGTCGGCAGAACCGCCCCAGAAGCTAGGGATCGTTTTTGATAACGCATGGATCATCTCTTTGCTGGAAACACGACTTGCTTGGCTGGTACCTTCTTCGTAAACCGGCATTTCGCTATCCCAGTTTTCTGGAAATTCGCCGGCAAAAGCTTTTTTGAATTGATCCGCTAATTCTGGATAATTTTGTTCGTAATCAGCAAATAATTGATTCCAAGCATCCTCAGCTTTTTCACCAGGCTCGTTAATGGTTTCTTTGAAACGAGCTGCAGCTTCTTCAGGAACTGCAAACTCTGGATAATCCCAACCGTACGCTTTTTTCGCAGCTTCGATACCGTCGATACCGATCGGCGCGCCGTGGACTGCAGAAGTTCCGGCTTTTGGTGCACCAAAACCGATCACTGTTTTGACTTCAATCAATGTTGGACGATCAGAAGTTGCTTTGGCTTCTTCGATTGCTTTTGAGATAGCTTCCAAGTCATTGCCGTCTTTTACTAAAATATGTTGCCAACCATATGCTTCAAAACGTTTACCGACATCTTCAGTAAATGATTTTGAAGTCGGTCCATCTAATGAAATATCATTTGAATCGTACAGAACGATCAATTTGCCTAATTTCATATGTCCGGCCATAGAACTTGCTTCTTGAGAAACGCCTTCCATCAAATCGCCGTCGCCGCAAATGGCATAAGTATAGTGATCGATCACATTGTAGTTGTCACGGTTATACGTAGCCGCTAAATGAGCTTCAGCCATTGCCATCCCAACTGCCATAGCGATCCCTTGACCTAAAGGACCAGTCGTTGCTTCCACACCATCTGTATGATGAACTTCAGGATGTCCTGGTGTTTTGCTGTCCCATTGACGGAAGTTCTTCAAGTCGTCGATCGTCACATTGTATCCTGCACAATGCAGCAAGCTGTAAAGCAATGCTGAACCATGACCTGCGGATAAAACGAACCGGTCCCGATCCACCCAATTCCGTGAAGTTTTTGGATTGATTTTCAAATGTTTCGTCCAAAGTGCATAAGCCATTGGAGCAGCCCCCATCGGCAATCCCGGATGTCCTGAATTGGCTTTTTGAACAGCATCAATACTTAATGTCCGCAGCGTATTGACCCCTAATTCATCGATTTTATCAAACAATGTGATTCCTCCTATTTAGGTTTTTTTTACCTTTATTAATACTTTCATTGTAAAGGATTGCAAGAAAAAAAGCAATCGCCTTTTTTTAACGATCATGAAGTCCGTTTTCTTTTTGGATTTTTTTCAATTTTTCCGGTGTAACATCATTTCCTTCAGGATCGACGACTTTCATCCCTTCGATATGGTGCCGCATTCCAGAACGGAAGGCTTCAAGATATTCTTGTCGTAAAAGGATCTGTTCTTTCTCCTCTTCCGCCGTCAAGCTTGCTTCTTTTTTCTTTTTCGCCAATTGATTGATACGTTCAAGTTTTTCTTTTGAAAGCACGAAATTTTCACCCTCTTCTTAGGCTTACCCTATCACTGGCTTGCCTTTTTTTGTTTTGATAACGTCCAATACGCTATTTGTCCTGATTATACAACATTTAGCCTTTAAAAAACATAGCTAATAGCTTCCTTCATTTATCAGATATTTCAATTGATCATTTAGCTATAATTAGTAGAAAAAGCCTACGCAGCCGCCAACAAAAGCGAACGTTTGTTTGATTTATCCATTTTCCTATGGTAAACTGAAATAAGAAAATGAAAGAAGGTGCATGACGTGGCAAAACGTACAGAAAATCGTCAAATCGAAGTCTTAAAATTCATCCATGCCCGTGTTGCAGAAAAAGGATATCCTCCTACTGTCCGTGAGATCGGTGAAGCAGTCAATCTGTCTTCTACCTCTACGGTACACGGCCATTTATCTCGACTAGAAAAAAAAGGATTGATCCAACGCGACCCGACAAAACCCCGCGCCATCGAATTAACGGCATTAGGGTTGGAGAAAATCGGTGTGCAATCAGAAACGATCCCAGTTTTAGGTGTGGTCACAGCCGGTGAACCGATCTTAGCAGTCGAAGAAGCCTCCGACTTTTTCCCATTACCGCCCAATTTAGCGAATGATTCAGGCAGCTTGTTCATGCTGACGATCCGCGGTGAAAGTATGATCAACAGCGGGATACTTGATGGTGACCAAGTCATCGTCCGCAAACAATCAAGTGCAAACAACGGGGATATCGTCATCGCTATGACAGATGAGAACGAAGCCACGTGCAAGCGATTCTTTAAAGAAAAAAACCATATCCGCCTACAACCGGAAAATGATTTCATGGATCCAATCATTTTACCGAACGTAACGATCTTAGGATTAGTCGTAGGATTGTATCGAGATCTTTTATGATCCTGTTAGAAATCTTCAAAAATAATTTGAGGATTTCTATTTTTTTCTTTACAAAGCGAACATATATTCGTATAATAAGAATACAAACATTTGTTCGTATTACATAATGAGGTGAAGGAAATGAAAGGTATTCGAAATATTGCTCTGATCGTTTTAGGTTTGTTGATCGGCTTTTCCCTAAAAAGTTTTGGGATCGAAATGACGTTGCTGGTTTTTGCCCCTTTGTTCTTGCTGTGGTTTACTTTCTGGGATGATAAGAAGTTCCGTCAATCTGAACGTCGCCGTCATTATCCGTATTCTGCATCTTCCGGTTCAAAAACATATCATTATGAATAATTTCTTTTGATTGATTGGGAAAGCCCCCTATTATACAAAAAAAGCCGAGAAACTCATTTTTCGATGAGTCCTCGGCTTTTTTTTAGTATTCCATTAATGTCAATGTATCGTATCCTGCGATTTTATCTCGTCCGTGCAGATCCATCAATTCGATCAGAAACGCACAGCCGACTACGATACCGCCTAATTTTTCAACAAGGTCGATCGTCGCTTTCAATGTACCGCCAGTAGCTAATAAATCGTCACAAATCAAGACCCGTTGTCCTGGTTGGATCGCGTCTTCATGCAATGTCAATGTATCAGTACCGTATTCAAGATCGTAAGTCACTTCGATGGTTTTGCGAGGCAATTTGCCTTTTTTGCGGACTGGTGCAAAACCGACACCTAATTCATACGCTACCGGACAACCTACGATAAATCCACGTGCTTCTGGTCCTACTACCATGTCGATCCGTTTTTCTTTTGCGTAATCAACGATTTGTTTTGTCGCTTCCCGATATGCTTCACCGTTTGCCATCAAAGGCGAGATATCTCTGAAAATGATTCCCTCAGACGGATAATCCGGGATACTTGCAATATAGTCTTTTAAATCCATTTATATTCCCTCCTGCATTGTTAACCAAGTTTTGATGGTTGACACATCACTTAGTAATAGAAATTCTTCTGTTCGTATTTTTTTCAACCTGTTTTGATAAGTCGAACTTTCTGATAGTTCTTTTTTCATTGGATTCAACGTTTTTTTCAAAACACCGTCGTTTATTGTAACAAATTCTAATTCAAAAAACACCTGAATCATGAAAATTAATAACTTTTCTGGAATCTTTAAAAATTTTGCCACCATAGGCAGTTTATAGCGGACGTCTACTTTTTCTTGTGTATTAACAAATTTAAAGAGCCGCGCATATTGTTCCCGTGTTCCGATGCCGTCAAGATACGCGTCATCTTGAGCCAGACAAATCAGATAGATCCGCATGATTTCGCTTTGCTGCACGATCGATTTGACTACTTCAGCATCGACCGGGCAATCCGCGATCACCAACTGCTGATAGGTATTACCATCCGTCTGCAATTGGAACTCAGCCAAATCTTTGAAATAGCAAATATCTCCTTGCAAATGTTTGAAAAGTTCGTCAGGGAATTTCTTGCCAAAACTGACGATCAGTGTATTCCCCGAAGTCGCTAATTGCGAATAGGATTTTTTTGCTCGATAATCAAAAATCTGCAAGTCTTTGATCCGAAAATCTTCTAATGTCAGTTGCGGTTTTTTATTACCGTTCCATTGATTTACGCTCAACTGTCCTACCACATCAAATACTTCTTGAAATTCTTGGACCTGAGAACCAAAACCAAATCCGATCACATCTAGTGATGGTTGATCAGGAACTGTTAGTGCCATTTTCAAATGATCATTAGCCGCTCCGATCGTTCTTTTTTCCGGTGCTCGAACGTCAGAAAACATAAAGCGGGGAATCGGATTATCTGTTCCAAAAGGCGCTAGTATATTCAAAGATTCAATGAACGGGATCGTCACATCTGATAATTTCAATTCTTCATCGATGATCAGCTCGCTGCCTTGAGACAAATCAATATCATTTTCGCGAATATAGCGATTGATCCTTTCTTGCAGTTCAGGAAGATTATCTGCTTGCAATGTCAAACCGACTGCCGCATGATGTCCGCCAAAATTGATAAACAAATCCCGCATGCCGTCAAGCATCCCAAACAAATCAAGTGCATCAATACTTCTTCCTGATCCTTTGGCGTTGCCGTCTTCCTTCATAGTCAGTACGATGGTCGGACGTCCGGTTTTTTTCACGATTTTTCCAGCTACGATCCCTAAAACACCTTCGTGCCAACCGGGATGCGCTAATAGATGTACCTCATTTTTCGGATCGATCAATTGAAAGGCTTCTTCAGTGATCTTCTCCACCAGCCCTTTGCGTTCGTTGTTGATATCATCCAACATCTTCGCCAGCCGCTTAGCTTCTTCTTCATCAAAAGTTGAAAGTAATTGGACCGCCGGCTGCGGATCGCCTAAACGACCAATGGCATTCAAACGCGGACCGACACTAAAACCGATGGTACTCTCTGATACGTCGGCTGCTTTTACACCGCTGACAGTAAGCAATTCCCGCAAACCTAAACGTTCAGAATTTTTTATTGCTTGCAGACCAAGAGAAACCAACGCACGATTTTCACCGGTCAAGGAAACCATGTCCGCGATCGTCCCGATCGCCGCAAGATCTAAAAATTCCAGCGGCACTTCATCCAACAATGCAGTTGCAACTTTAAACGCCACGCCGACTCCCGCTAATTCCTTGAAAGGATAATCTCCTGCTGGATGCTTTGGATGGATGATACTAAACGCATCAGGCAGTTCACTAGGCAACTCATGGTGATCCGTCACGATTACATCCACTTGCTGCGAATTGGCATAAGCGATAGCTTCATGACCAGCAACACCATTGTCGACAGTGATGATCAATTGAACTCCGGCATCGATCTGCTCTTGATAGACTCTGAGATTTGGTCCGTATCCGTCAGTGAACCGATTAGGCAGATAATAAGCAACATTGGCTCCTAACAGCTCCAATGCCTCTTTCATGATGGTGACACTGGTGATTCCGTCCGCGTCATAGTCTCCGTAAACCAAGATCCTCTCATCATTGACGATAGCTTCCTGGATTCTTTCCACTGACTTTTCCATGTCGTAAAGCAAAAAAGGGTCGTGAAGGTCTTGCAGCGAAGGATGTAAAAACCGTTCTAAATCTTCCGATGTACGAACACCACGCTGCCAGAGCATCTTGCCCACCATTTGATCGATCTTTCGATCTGATAATTCTTGTTTAAACGCTGTCGAAACTTCTTGCTCAACAGGCAATTTCCATTGATAGTTCGAGTTTCTCACGTAATCACTCCCAACTGTATAAGTATAGCAAAACCCTATTGAAATTGGAAGAAACTACCAACGTTTCATTTTTCTAATGTCACTTAAAACAAAAAAATCCGAACAAAAAGCGCTCTTTGCTGTATCTTGCAATCAACTTCTGCAAAATCGCTCAATCACTTTTTCTGTTCGGATACTGCATTTCCCCTGAAAAAGACACCTCAGCATTCATTCAATTGAAGTATCATCTTTTGTCAGCACATCATTATTTTCTTCAGTGGTACTGGCTTGTTGGTTTTGCCAAAGCCGTTTCTCTTTTTCCAATTCTTCTTGGACTTTTTGTTGAAAATTTTCTTGCAGATTTTGGCGTTCTTTTTTTAGTTCCTTGATCGTTTTTTTCTGCTGATATAACTGGCTTGTCGATGTCAGCAGGATAATGGCAGCTCCTAAGATGGCTGAACCGATGATCACTAAAATCAGCGGCGCTTTAACCTCGCCAAAACCGAAGTTGATGGTCACCGCCATTGTATTGAGAACCGCAAAAAGAACCACGATCAGTACCAGCAAAAATCCTAGAATTGCCCGCCACTGGTTCTTCATTTCGCCACACTCACTTTCTATTGAACAATCCGCCGGCTAAAAAATCACCGATATGCGGAAACAACGTATAAAAGCGGGATGCCGCTTCCATTACTCGTGGACGATTGATCTCACGTCTTGGATGTTCCATGCTTCGAACGATAGTCGTTGCTAATTTCTGAGGTTCTAAAACAAACATCCCCACACTGGCTAAGTAATCACCGGAAGGATCAGCTTTATCAAAAAACGAGGTGCTGATGGGACCGGGATTGACAGTCGTCACATGGATACCCGCCGGCTTCAATTCCAAACGCAATGCATTTGAAAAGCCTAAGACCGCAAATTTCGTCGCTGAGTAGACGGTTGATTTTGGCGTCGCCATTTTTCCGGCCATCGAAGCGACATTGATAATATGACCTCGTTTTTGTTTCAACATCTCGATCACGATTCGCTGCGTCAAAACCATCATTCCCAAAACATTGACTTCGAACATTTCGCGAGCGCGTTTCAAATCAAACTCTGCAAAATTATCAAAAATGCCAAACCCGGCATTATTGACTAAGACATCTACCCGTCCGATTTCTGTGTAGACTTTTTCTAAAAGCTCGTCAACACTGTCAGGATCGCTGATATCTAATGGAAAAGCATATGCCGGTTTATTACTTAGTTGGCTGCATGTTTCTTTTACTTCTTCGATCCGATCACTTCTTCTGGCACAAGTGATCACGATCGCACCTTTTTTGGCGGCTTCGTAACAAATCTGTTCACCCAGACCGCCTGATCCGCCAGTTACTAAAACAACTTTGTCCGTTAAATTCACTCTTTTTCCCCTCTTTCATTAAAAGGAATCTCGATCACATCAAAATCTTTGACGATTTTTGTATTAGGAAAGATCTCTTTGGCTTCTGTTTCCAGACCTACCGCATCTTTTCCTAGATATCGCGCGCTGATATGGGTCAAAAGCAGTTGTTTGACACCTGCCCTTTTAGCGACATCTGCGGCTTGATGGGTGGTGGAATGGAAATAAGCTTTCGCCATCTGCGCTTCATTCTTATTAAAGGTACTTTCATGGACTAAAGCATCTGCTCCTCTCGCAAGTTCAATCGCGCTTTGCGTCCTGCGAGTATCGCCTAAGATCGTAACGATCCGTCCTTTTTTAGCAGCACCGACAAAATCTTTTCCGCTTAATTGGCGACCGTCAGCTAGAGTAACCGTCTCACCTTTTTTCAAACGTCCATAAATCGGTCCGGGAGCAACCCCTAATTTTTGCAGCTCGGCTACTTGCAGTTCGCCTTCATGATCCGCTTCGACTACGCGATAACCATAACTGGTGATCCCATGATCCAGTTTTTGACAATAGACCTGAAACTGCTGGTCCTTAAAGATAAGTCCTTCATTTTCGATCTCAAAAAACTTTATATTATAGCTCAATCTCGTCTGAGAAGTATTTAGCGCTGTTTGAATAAAATTCTTGATTCCTTTTGGTCCGTAGATCTCTAATGTTTCATTGCCGCCTTGAAACGAACGGCTGCTGATCAAGCCCGGCAACCCAAAAATATGATCACCATGCAAATGGGTGATAAAAATCTTCTCGATTTTCCGTGGGCGGATATTGGTACGCAAGATCTGCATTTGCGTGCCTTCGCCGCAATCAAATAGCCAAACGGCATTTCGTTCATCTAAAAGTTTAAAGGCGATACCGCTGACATTTCGATGTTTTGCCGGAACGCCAGCACCTGTTCCTAAAAATTCTAATTCCATTATTTTCCATCTCTCTACTTAGTCATCTTGATGAAAAGAATCATCACTATTGACCAGTATACCATTTTTATTCATCGTTTTCTTGCTTTTTCTCAGGGCCGACTTCTGGTGCAGACGTGTTTTGC is part of the Enterococcus mediterraneensis genome and harbors:
- a CDS encoding LapA family protein gives rise to the protein MKNQWRAILGFLLVLIVVLFAVLNTMAVTINFGFGEVKAPLILVIIGSAILGAAIILLTSTSQLYQQKKTIKELKKERQNLQENFQQKVQEELEKEKRLWQNQQASTTEENNDVLTKDDTSIE
- a CDS encoding SDR family NAD(P)-dependent oxidoreductase; protein product: MNLTDKVVLVTGGSGGLGEQICYEAAKKGAIVITCARRSDRIEEVKETCSQLSNKPAYAFPLDISDPDSVDELLEKVYTEIGRVDVLVNNAGFGIFDNFAEFDLKRAREMFEVNVLGMMVLTQRIVIEMLKQKRGHIINVASMAGKMATPKSTVYSATKFAVLGFSNALRLELKPAGIHVTTVNPGPISTSFFDKADPSGDYLASVGMFVLEPQKLATTIVRSMEHPRREINRPRVMEAASRFYTLFPHIGDFLAGGLFNRK
- the rnz gene encoding ribonuclease Z; protein product: MELEFLGTGAGVPAKHRNVSGIAFKLLDERNAVWLFDCGEGTQMQILRTNIRPRKIEKIFITHLHGDHIFGLPGLISSRSFQGGNETLEIYGPKGIKNFIQTALNTSQTRLSYNIKFFEIENEGLIFKDQQFQVYCQKLDHGITSYGYRVVEADHEGELQVAELQKLGVAPGPIYGRLKKGETVTLADGRQLSGKDFVGAAKKGRIVTILGDTRRTQSAIELARGADALVHESTFNKNEAQMAKAYFHSTTHQAADVAKRAGVKQLLLTHISARYLGKDAVGLETEAKEIFPNTKIVKDFDVIEIPFNERGEKE
- the recJ gene encoding single-stranded-DNA-specific exonuclease RecJ, translated to MRNSNYQWKLPVEQEVSTAFKQELSDRKIDQMVGKMLWQRGVRTSEDLERFLHPSLQDLHDPFLLYDMEKSVERIQEAIVNDERILVYGDYDADGITSVTIMKEALELLGANVAYYLPNRFTDGYGPNLRVYQEQIDAGVQLIITVDNGVAGHEAIAYANSQQVDVIVTDHHELPSELPDAFSIIHPKHPAGDYPFKELAGVGVAFKVATALLDEVPLEFLDLAAIGTIADMVSLTGENRALVSLGLQAIKNSERLGLRELLTVSGVKAADVSESTIGFSVGPRLNAIGRLGDPQPAVQLLSTFDEEEAKRLAKMLDDINNERKGLVEKITEEAFQLIDPKNEVHLLAHPGWHEGVLGIVAGKIVKKTGRPTIVLTMKEDGNAKGSGRSIDALDLFGMLDGMRDLFINFGGHHAAVGLTLQADNLPELQERINRYIRENDIDLSQGSELIIDEELKLSDVTIPFIESLNILAPFGTDNPIPRFMFSDVRAPEKRTIGAANDHLKMALTVPDQPSLDVIGFGFGSQVQEFQEVFDVVGQLSVNQWNGNKKPQLTLEDFRIKDLQIFDYRAKKSYSQLATSGNTLIVSFGKKFPDELFKHLQGDICYFKDLAEFQLQTDGNTYQQLVIADCPVDAEVVKSIVQQSEIMRIYLICLAQDDAYLDGIGTREQYARLFKFVNTQEKVDVRYKLPMVAKFLKIPEKLLIFMIQVFFELEFVTINDGVLKKTLNPMKKELSESSTYQNRLKKIRTEEFLLLSDVSTIKTWLTMQEGI
- the lexA gene encoding transcriptional repressor LexA, which produces MAKRTENRQIEVLKFIHARVAEKGYPPTVREIGEAVNLSSTSTVHGHLSRLEKKGLIQRDPTKPRAIELTALGLEKIGVQSETIPVLGVVTAGEPILAVEEASDFFPLPPNLANDSGSLFMLTIRGESMINSGILDGDQVIVRKQSSANNGDIVIAMTDENEATCKRFFKEKNHIRLQPENDFMDPIILPNVTILGLVVGLYRDLL
- a CDS encoding adenine phosphoribosyltransferase, coding for MDLKDYIASIPDYPSEGIIFRDISPLMANGEAYREATKQIVDYAKEKRIDMVVGPEARGFIVGCPVAYELGVGFAPVRKKGKLPRKTIEVTYDLEYGTDTLTLHEDAIQPGQRVLICDDLLATGGTLKATIDLVEKLGGIVVGCAFLIELMDLHGRDKIAGYDTLTLMEY
- the tkt gene encoding transketolase, producing MFDKIDELGVNTLRTLSIDAVQKANSGHPGLPMGAAPMAYALWTKHLKINPKTSRNWVDRDRFVLSAGHGSALLYSLLHCAGYNVTIDDLKNFRQWDSKTPGHPEVHHTDGVEATTGPLGQGIAMAVGMAMAEAHLAATYNRDNYNVIDHYTYAICGDGDLMEGVSQEASSMAGHMKLGKLIVLYDSNDISLDGPTSKSFTEDVGKRFEAYGWQHILVKDGNDLEAISKAIEEAKATSDRPTLIEVKTVIGFGAPKAGTSAVHGAPIGIDGIEAAKKAYGWDYPEFAVPEEAAARFKETINEPGEKAEDAWNQLFADYEQNYPELADQFKKAFAGEFPENWDSEMPVYEEGTSQASRVSSKEMIHALSKTIPSFWGGSADLSASNNTMVSGEKDFEPGQYEGRNIWFGVREFAMAAAMNGIQLHGGTRVYGGTFFVFTDYLRPAIRLAAIQHVPVTYVLTHDSVAVGEDGPTHEPIEQLASVRCMPNVHVIRPADGNETRAAWKIAMNSQETPTILVLSRQNLPALPGTDKAADENVAKGGYVISAQEGAKPEGVLIATGSEVALAIAAQKELAAQGKDVSVVSLPSFDIFDKQDAAYKESVLPKDVTKRVAIEAASPFGWEKYVGFEGKIIAIDHFGASAPGDKILSEFGFTTENVVSTFNTL
- a CDS encoding DUF896 family protein; translation: MLSKEKLERINQLAKKKKEASLTAEEEKEQILLRQEYLEAFRSGMRHHIEGMKVVDPEGNDVTPEKLKKIQKENGLHDR